In Desmospora profundinema, the sequence CGAGTTTTCCACGGCGATTTTTATCGGTACGTTATTGGTCGCCACCAGCGTCAGCATTTCGGTGCAGACCCTACGGGAATTGGGGAAGTTGCAAACAAAAGAAGGGGTCACCATCTTGGGTGCGGCTGTATTGGACGATGTTCTCGGGATCATCATCCTTTCCGTCGTCGTCGGATTTGCCGCAGGAAGCGGTGGCGGCGGCAGTGTGTTGGATATCGTGCTTCTGTTGGCTAAAATTGTTCTCTTCTTCATCCTGGTGTTTTGGTTGGGCCGCAAGGTCTTGCCCCGCATCTTTCAATGGGCATCCAATCTGTTGACGACCGAAGTGCTGTTGACCTTTGGGATCATCTCGGCCCTTTCCTTTGCCTATTTCGCGGAAATGTTCGGTCTGGCGGGAATTGTCGGCTCCTACTTCGCCGGTCTGATGCTGAGCCTAACCAAATATCGGCACGAATTGTTTGAAAAAGTAGAGGTCATCTCCTTCTCCTTCTTCGTCCCCATTTTCTTCGTCAGTATCGGAGTAGCCGCCGATATCAGCGGATTAACGCTGGACATCCTGTGGCTGATCCTGGCACTCACCGTGGTGGCCATCTTGAGCAAGTTGATCGGAGGTGGGTTGGGGGCCAAACTGGCGGGCTTCAACTGGCGCAGCTCCGCAGGAATCGGATCGGGTATGGTGGCACGGGGCGAAGTCGGTCTCATCGTCGCCTCGATCGGCCTTGGCCGTGGACTGATCGACAACGAACTGTTTACCGTCACCGTCATTATCGTTTTGGCAACGACACTGGTCACCCCGCCCATGCTGAAGGCGATTTTTCACAATAAGAAAAACCAGGTGTAACCATCCTTCCATAAGATCCCGAAGCAACAAACACCTGCCGTATTGGCAGGTGTTTGTTGCTTTCAGAGGTTACTCAGGATCGTTTGGGGCGAAACGTATGGCAACACGTGTCTGCTGAGATCCGGGCGGAGTATTGATGGTCCGTGTCGACAAACTCCCCGCCGATCTCCTCTTCGTAATTTTTATTCCAGTTATCATCCACGTCAACCATAATTGCATCAGCGGTACAGTTATTGCCGCTTCCCCAAAACACACAGTTCGCCACGCTACATTTCACTTCAGGCATCCACTTCACCCCCTGCCACTCAGTATGAGCGGCAGGGGGGGGTTTTATGGCTGGGAATCATTCATCCGGTGTCTTGTCCGCTTCTCTCAGCTCGTCTAAAATGGCATGGATCGATTCAAAGGTGATTCCCTCCTCGTTTCGTGCCGAAACCGTCAGGTATACTTCGGCGCTGAAAGCGGGAATGTATTCCTTCACTTCCACCTCTGTTCCACCATGGATTTTGCGGAAAACAGGCTGGCCCCCGATTTTATTCCATCCCATCTGGGTGAGCCGCTCCTCATACAGTTCAAAATCCTCTTCCTTGATATTCAGTAATACACTGGTCACTTTCATGCCTTTCCCCTCCAGCCTATTCCAATTTGAGTATTATCACAGGTTCGACGGATTTTTAGTCGGCAAACAGGTTGATTCCTCCCTGTCTCATGCCCACATTGAGCACCAGTCCGACAGCGATCAAATTGGAGATGAGGGCGCTGCCTCCATAACTGATAAAAGGCAAGGGTAAACCAGTAACGGGTAACAATCCCACGGTCATACCGATGTTTTGAAATACCTGGAACACGATCATCCCTGTCACCCCGGCCACCAAACAAGCACCAAAGCGGTCTTCACACCGTATCCCCACTTGAATCATTCGGTAGGTTAAAAACAAAAAGGTACATAAAAGGATACTGCCGCCGATAAAACCGAACTCCTCTGCGAACACCGCAAAGATAAAATCGTTGTGAGGTTCCGGCAACCAGCGCCCCTGCGCTTGTGTTCCCTGTTGAAATCCTTTTCCATCCAACTGTCCGGAACCGACAGCGATCATCGACTGGGTCAGTTGATAGCCGGAACCGGTGGGATCCGAAGCCGGATTGACGAACGTCTCAATCCGCTGGATCTGGTGTTCCTCCAATAGACTGTGCAACAGGGGATGCTCTGTGAAAAACAGGATAAACACACCGCCGATCAGGATGAATGCCGCTATCAATCCGACGGCGAAAATGCGCCAGTCGACCCCGCCTGCCAACATAATACTCACCAGGATCCCCACCAGCACCAGTGATGTGCCCAAATCCGGCTGTTTGAGGATGATGAAGAATGGAACCGTGAATAGCGCCGTCAACTTGGCTAATTCCCGCCACGATCGAATCGGCACCTGTTGAATTTCGTTTGCCACTTTGGCAAGGGTGATGATGAGAAACAGTTTCATAAATTCCGAAGGCAAAAACTGAAAACCAAAGAAATTAACCCATCGCTGTGCTCCTTTAACGCTGACTCCTACGCCGGGGATCCACACCAACAGGAGAAGCAAAAGGCCCAATCCATACAGAAGGTAGACAAAACGCCCCTGGGCCAAAACCCGATAATCAAACAGGAGAGTCGCTCCCATGAGTAGAATACCTAGAATATACCAATACAGCTGTTGTTGAACGAAAGAAGGATTGGTGGAGTAGGTGGCCCCTGAAATGGCAACAATGCTGATGACCGCCAACACCAGAATGAAAAACAGCAATGGATAGTCCAGACGATGGATCATGCGGCCTATTTTCATTCTTTGTATAACACCCGTTTCTGTCGACATTCACTTTTCAGTATAACCCATGTCGACTTCACCAAAAAGAGAAGAACCCGATCTGGTAAAATGAAAGATTGCGAAACACTATTTACAAAAGGGTTGGGAGACGGTTCCATGGTAAGAAACAAACCCGATTTCTGGATGATGTTGATCATTTTCATATTGACGGGATTTGGTCTGGTGATGATTTTCAGCGCCAGCTATTATGAGGGACTGACCAAGTACGGAGACAGCTATTACTTTTTTAAGCGGCAGCTGTTGTGGGCATGTGCCGCCCTGGTCCTCTTTTTTATCGTATCCAATGTGCCCTATACCCTCTACCAGCGGTATGTGGGGTGGATTCTGTTCACCAGCTTCTTGGTTTTGTTGTTGGTTTTTATCCCGGGAGTGGGTAAAACCTTAAACGGAGCCACACGATGGATTCAAATGGGGCCCATCGGATTCCAGCCTTCGGAGCTGGCTAAAGTGGGAGCCATTATCTACACCGCCTCCATCATGGTAAAGAAACAGAATGTCCTACATCAGTTCAAACGGGGATTGTTACCCCCTCTGATCGTGATCGGGCTGCTCTGTTTTCTTATCGTGATCGAACCCCATTTTTCCAGCACCGTAATATTGTTGGGAGCCTGTATCATCGTCATCTTTTGTGCAGGAGCACGCCTGAAACACTTGTTGCTGCTGGCTTCCGCGGGAATTCCCTTTATCATTTGGGTGATGGTTGTGGAACCCTACCGGTTAAGCCGTTGGCAGGTGTTGTTTGATCCCTGGAAAGACCCCACCGGCGGCGGATTCCAGACGATCCAGGCCTTATTCGCCATCGGACCCGGCGGCCTCTCCGGGAAAGGATTGGGCAATAGCATTCAAAAACTGGCCTATCTTCCCATGTCTCAAACCGACTTCATCTTCGCCATCATTGCCGAGGAGCTGGGCTTCCTCGGAGGAACGTTCGTGATTTTGTTATTTGTGGCGTTTGTGATTCGTGGGGTGCGAATCGCCCTGAAAGCACCGGATTTGTTCGGAAACCTGTTGGGGATGGGAATCGTTAGCATGTTTGCGCTCCAGACTCTGTTCAATTTGGGAGTAGTTACAGCCATTCTGCCGGTGACGGGGGTCCCGCTGCCTTTTATCAGCTATGGGGGATCGTCGTTGATGTTCAGCATGTTGGCTGCGGGGATCCTAGTCAGTATCTCCCGCTTTCGCCCCATCGAAGCCAATGCACGCATAAACAACCGTCACTTTGATACACACCGCACCCTTCACCGACAAACCCAGCCCTCCCCCCTCTGATTGTTCAAGACTCACCGAACCACTTTTAGTACAATGGATGAGAACAAATTTTCGAAGTGGAGGGGGCATCCCATTGCCGACAACATTTGAGTCCGATTGTCCACGCCTAAAAAAAGCGAACCCGTAGGGTTCGCTTGCTTGTGCCAGATCACCTGCATACTCGGAGGGTGTTTCCCATTTCCTTTGTATTCGGGTTTCAGGAAGTAGGGATTCCTTCTACCGGGCTGCTGGGTGAAGCCACTTCTTTTTTCGGGATGCGACCGGCTGCATGGGAGAGACGTCCCGCCTCCACTGCCAGTTTCATCGCCCGGGCCATCCGGACCGGGTCTTTCGCTTGGGAGACAGCGGTATTAAGCAGGACACCATCCGCTCCCAATTCCATCGCCAGAGCCGCGTCGGAAGGGGCGCCGATTCCCGCATCCACCAGCACGGGAACCCCTGCCTGTTCGATGATCAACCGAATATTTAAGGGGTTGAGAATCCCTTGTCCCGATCCGATGGGAGAGGCACCGGGCATGATCGCATGGGCTCCCGCCTCCTCCAACTGCCGGGCCAGGATGGGGTCGTCATTGGTATAGGGAAGGACGGTGAACCCTTCTTCCACCAGTTGACGGGTGGCTTCCAATGTTGCCAGGGGATCGGGAAGCAAGGTCCGGTCGTCTCCGATCACTTCCACCTTCACCATGTGGCAGAGGCCGGATGCTCGGGCTAAGCGGGCTAGGCGGACTGCCTCTTCCACAGTCTTTGCTCCCGCCGTGTTGGGCAACAACGTAAAACGGTCCAAATCGAGCCGATCCAAAAAGCTTGGCTGGTCGGGCTGCTCCAGGTTGACGCGGCGCAGGGCAAACGTGAGTACCTCTGTCCCAGAAGCCGCCACCGCTTCTGCTTGTATATCCAAGTTCCGGAACTTGCCTGTTCCCAAAAACAAACGCGATTCAAATTGATACTCTCCGATCTGAAGCACCTCAATCATCCTCCTCCCACAAATTGCACAATCTCCAGTCGATCTCCCTCTTGCAGGGATGCATGTTTGTGATCATCCCGTTCCAATACACGCCGATTCTGTTCCACCACTACGATCCGCATCTCCAGTTCCAGATGCTCCAGTAACGCTTCGACCGTTTTGATTTGATCGGGCACGGTCATTTCTTGACCATTCACTTCAATGGTCATTCCCTTCAACCCCTTCTCCTTGAGAAATCGCCATCTTTTGAAAGCGGTCGGGGGCAAACGCTCCCCAATTCGGCACTTTCTCTCCAGCGATCCATTCTGCCATGCCCACGCCTGTGATCGGGGCGAGCAAAATGCCGTTGCGAAAGTGACCTCCGGCTACAAACGCATTTTCCCAAGGGGATAGCGGCCCCAGCACTGGCAATCCATCGGGAGTCCGGGGCCGATAGCTGGACCAGGCGGCGGTCCATTCTGCCTCTTTTAACTCCGGAACCATCCGGATGGATTCCTGCAAAAGCCACGCCGCTCCCTCGGCTGTCACACCGGGACTGACGTCACCGGCTTTCTCTGTCGCCCCCACAATCACTCGCCCATCTGATTTAGGGACTAGATACAACCCCTGGGGACCGAACAGCGTTTGCCGAAACAGGGGACGGGCAGGACGAAGGGCGAGAGATTCCCCTTTGACGGGCGAAACAGGAATAGACGCCTCCAAACGGGATGCGAGATGCGAAAGCCAGGCCCCCGCACTTAAGACCACCGTATCAAAGGAGAACGTGCCGCCGGTGGTTTCTACTTCCGTCACCCGCCCCCCTGTCGTCCGGACATGACGCACCTCCACCCCTTCCACTACAGTCCCGCCGCGAAAACGGACACCCTGAGCCAGTGCCTGTACGAGACGGGGAGCGGACACCTGACCATCGCCGGGAATTCGTAGCGCACCCGACCATTCCGAAGAGAGACACGGTTCCGACTGGAGTAAGGATTCTTTTTCAAGCCAGACCGCCTCCAACCCGTAGCGGCGCTGCCAACCCTCCCGTTCCCGGAGCGCTTCCGCTTCCGCCGGTGTATCCGCGATCCGAAGCATTCCTTCATTCTGAAGTTCGATATCCAGTCCGGTTTCCTGTTTCAATTGCCGTTGCCAGATTGGATACAAGGCCCGGCTTTCCAGACAAAGATCCACCATGGGTCCGGGAAAGGCCATTTCCACCTGCGCCCCCAGCATACCGGCGGCTGCCGATGATGCATGCGCCCCGATCCGATCCCGTTCCAGCACGGTGACACGGGCACCTTTCCCCGCCAGGGCATAGGCGATCGCACATCCGATCACACCACCGCCCACAATCACCACATCTGATGTTTGTGACATACGCCGATTCGCTCCTTTGTCACGTCCAATATCGCTCCATCGCCTGCCGCATCGCCCAGGCAGCCTTCCCCGGATCCGCAGCCTCCATCAAGGCGGATATGACTGCTGCTCCCGCACATCCCGACTCCGCCACTTCTTCCAAGCGGGAATCATCGATTCCTCCGATCGCGATCACGGGAATGGACACCCGGGCAACCGTCTCCTTCAACATTTCGATACCCCGCGGCGGTAAACCGGGCTTGGACGGGGAAGGGTACACATGACCAAAATAAAGATAGTCCGCCCCAAGCACCTCCTTTGCTTCCGCGGTGTCCGGGGAGTGAACGGAGACTCCCACTGCAACACGGTCTCTCCCTTCTGTCACCCGGAGCCGGCCGGCGGGTAAGGGCGCCGCTTCCGGCAGATGCAACCCCGCTCCAAAATAGCGGGCCACTTCAGGCATGCCGTTGATCACCAGTTGTTCGGGACGAGCGGCTCCTGTTTCCAACAATCGACACGCCCACTCCATCCCTTGTTCAGACGTGCCTGCCTTCAATCGCAAATGGATACGATCCACAAAAGGATAGACCTGCCGACACACATTCCTTACATGTGTTAACGAATATGGCGGTCCTGCCACCAGGTGCAGTTGAGGCCAGGAACGTTGCTCCACACGAGAAAACCGGTATCCATGGGGATACCGGTCGTGTTTGTCCATCATCATTCGGTTTCCCCACTTTCTTACGCTGGTATAAACCAGGTCAAGTTCAAAGGGTTGGGAACGGACGCTCCCTCTCAGCACAAGGTGCACCCCTAGTGGAGTCAAAACGATATGCGGTTTGTTTCATTGTAGCAATCGGTGGAAGAGAACGTCAATGGGTGTTCAGTAGAGGCGGGGTTGGGGAACTTCCACTTTCACATCCCCAAACACAAACGCTTGGCAGGCCAACCGGTACCCCTTTTCCACTTGCTCGTCCCCCAAACGCAGTTCTTCCCGATCTCCCATCTCGCTCAAGTGTTCCCTGCCTTCCAACACACGAACCCGGCAGGTTCCACACCGGCCCGAGGTGCAGTTGAAGGGAATCATAATGGAACGGGAGACCGCTTCAAAGAGCAGGTTGTCCCCTTCCCCCACCTCCAATTGATGTTCCTGTTTTCCGATAATAATCTCTACCTTTGGCATGGTGTTCCCTCCGCATCCATTTACACAGTAAATTGCGAGCCCTATTTTCATATCACGAGAGGGCTCACGGTCCCCCGCCTAAGCGATTGCTTGTCCATCCCCGGCAGCAGTAACGCTCTAA encodes:
- a CDS encoding cation:proton antiporter; translation: MDFINKLIDWEKLHELHFLWDLVLILLAVKVAGHLSKKMGQPSVFGELLVGIILGPALLGWIVIDPENPGLIKELAEVGVILLMFLAGLETDVDEFKKTAYGSSLVAIGGVIFPLVTGFTVGWLFGYEFSTAIFIGTLLVATSVSISVQTLRELGKLQTKEGVTILGAAVLDDVLGIIILSVVVGFAAGSGGGGSVLDIVLLLAKIVLFFILVFWLGRKVLPRIFQWASNLLTTEVLLTFGIISALSFAYFAEMFGLAGIVGSYFAGLMLSLTKYRHELFEKVEVISFSFFVPIFFVSIGVAADISGLTLDILWLILALTVVAILSKLIGGGLGAKLAGFNWRSSAGIGSGMVARGEVGLIVASIGLGRGLIDNELFTVTVIIVLATTLVTPPMLKAIFHNKKNQV
- a CDS encoding DUF1540 domain-containing protein produces the protein MPEVKCSVANCVFWGSGNNCTADAIMVDVDDNWNKNYEEEIGGEFVDTDHQYSARISADTCCHTFRPKRS
- the rodA gene encoding rod shape-determining protein RodA, yielding MKIGRMIHRLDYPLLFFILVLAVISIVAISGATYSTNPSFVQQQLYWYILGILLMGATLLFDYRVLAQGRFVYLLYGLGLLLLLLVWIPGVGVSVKGAQRWVNFFGFQFLPSEFMKLFLIITLAKVANEIQQVPIRSWRELAKLTALFTVPFFIILKQPDLGTSLVLVGILVSIMLAGGVDWRIFAVGLIAAFILIGGVFILFFTEHPLLHSLLEEHQIQRIETFVNPASDPTGSGYQLTQSMIAVGSGQLDGKGFQQGTQAQGRWLPEPHNDFIFAVFAEEFGFIGGSILLCTFLFLTYRMIQVGIRCEDRFGACLVAGVTGMIVFQVFQNIGMTVGLLPVTGLPLPFISYGGSALISNLIAVGLVLNVGMRQGGINLFAD
- the ftsW gene encoding putative lipid II flippase FtsW, which produces MVRNKPDFWMMLIIFILTGFGLVMIFSASYYEGLTKYGDSYYFFKRQLLWACAALVLFFIVSNVPYTLYQRYVGWILFTSFLVLLLVFIPGVGKTLNGATRWIQMGPIGFQPSELAKVGAIIYTASIMVKKQNVLHQFKRGLLPPLIVIGLLCFLIVIEPHFSSTVILLGACIIVIFCAGARLKHLLLLASAGIPFIIWVMVVEPYRLSRWQVLFDPWKDPTGGGFQTIQALFAIGPGGLSGKGLGNSIQKLAYLPMSQTDFIFAIIAEELGFLGGTFVILLFVAFVIRGVRIALKAPDLFGNLLGMGIVSMFALQTLFNLGVVTAILPVTGVPLPFISYGGSSLMFSMLAAGILVSISRFRPIEANARINNRHFDTHRTLHRQTQPSPL
- a CDS encoding thiazole synthase, with the translated sequence MLQIGEYQFESRLFLGTGKFRNLDIQAEAVAASGTEVLTFALRRVNLEQPDQPSFLDRLDLDRFTLLPNTAGAKTVEEAVRLARLARASGLCHMVKVEVIGDDRTLLPDPLATLEATRQLVEEGFTVLPYTNDDPILARQLEEAGAHAIMPGASPIGSGQGILNPLNIRLIIEQAGVPVLVDAGIGAPSDAALAMELGADGVLLNTAVSQAKDPVRMARAMKLAVEAGRLSHAAGRIPKKEVASPSSPVEGIPTS
- the thiS gene encoding sulfur carrier protein ThiS encodes the protein MTIEVNGQEMTVPDQIKTVEALLEHLELEMRIVVVEQNRRVLERDDHKHASLQEGDRLEIVQFVGGG
- the thiO gene encoding glycine oxidase ThiO, which encodes MSQTSDVVIVGGGVIGCAIAYALAGKGARVTVLERDRIGAHASSAAAGMLGAQVEMAFPGPMVDLCLESRALYPIWQRQLKQETGLDIELQNEGMLRIADTPAEAEALREREGWQRRYGLEAVWLEKESLLQSEPCLSSEWSGALRIPGDGQVSAPRLVQALAQGVRFRGGTVVEGVEVRHVRTTGGRVTEVETTGGTFSFDTVVLSAGAWLSHLASRLEASIPVSPVKGESLALRPARPLFRQTLFGPQGLYLVPKSDGRVIVGATEKAGDVSPGVTAEGAAWLLQESIRMVPELKEAEWTAAWSSYRPRTPDGLPVLGPLSPWENAFVAGGHFRNGILLAPITGVGMAEWIAGEKVPNWGAFAPDRFQKMAISQGEGVEGNDH
- a CDS encoding thiamine phosphate synthase, whose translation is MMDKHDRYPHGYRFSRVEQRSWPQLHLVAGPPYSLTHVRNVCRQVYPFVDRIHLRLKAGTSEQGMEWACRLLETGAARPEQLVINGMPEVARYFGAGLHLPEAAPLPAGRLRVTEGRDRVAVGVSVHSPDTAEAKEVLGADYLYFGHVYPSPSKPGLPPRGIEMLKETVARVSIPVIAIGGIDDSRLEEVAESGCAGAAVISALMEAADPGKAAWAMRQAMERYWT
- a CDS encoding 2Fe-2S iron-sulfur cluster-binding protein; this encodes MPKVEIIIGKQEHQLEVGEGDNLLFEAVSRSIMIPFNCTSGRCGTCRVRVLEGREHLSEMGDREELRLGDEQVEKGYRLACQAFVFGDVKVEVPQPRLY